A part of Synchiropus splendidus isolate RoL2022-P1 chromosome 19, RoL_Sspl_1.0, whole genome shotgun sequence genomic DNA contains:
- the rab40c gene encoding ras-related protein Rab-40C: MGSQGSPVKSYDYLLKFLLVGDSDVGKGEILDSLQDGSAESPYAYSSGIDYKTTTILLDGRRVKLELWDTSGQGRFCTIFRSYSRGAQGILLVYDITNRWSFDGIDRWIREIDEHAPGVPRILVGNRLHLAFKRQVPTEQARAYAEKNAMTFFEVSPLCNFNVIESFTELSRIVLMRHGMEKFWRPNRVFSLQDLCCRAIVSCTPVHLIDKLPLPVAIKSHLKSFSMANGMNAVMMHGRSYSLAQPGGSKGNSLKRSKSSRPPQSPPQNCTRNNCKIS; encoded by the exons ATGGGGAGCCAGGGGAGTCCGGTCAAGAGCTACGACtacctgctcaagttcctgctgGTGGGAGACAGCGACGTGGGCAAAGGGGAGATCCTGGACAGCCTTCAGGACGGATCGGCCGAGTCGCCGTACGCTTACAGCAGCG GTATCGACTATAAAACCACCACCATCCTGTTGGACGGCCGGAGGGTGAAGCTGGAGCTCTG GGACACATCGGGTCAGGGACGCTTCTGCACCATCTTCCGCTCGTACTCCAGAGGAGCTCAG GGAATCCTGCTGGTCTATGACATCACCAACCGCTGGTCCTTTGACGGGATCGACCGGTGGATCCGAGAGATCGACGAG CACGCGCCCGGCGTTCCTCGCATATTGGTGGGGAACCGGCTGCACTTGGCCTTCAAGCGGCAGGTGCCCACGGAGCAGGCGCGAGCGTACGCCGAGAAAAACGCCATGACCTTCTTCGAGGTCAGTCCCCTGTGCAACTTCAACGTCATCGAGTCGTTCACAGAGCTGTCGCGCATCGTGCTGATGAGACACGGCATGGAGAAGTTCTGGAGGCCCAACCGAG TGTTCAGCCTGCAGGACCTGTGCTGCCGGGCCATCGTCTCCTGCACACCGGTCCACCTCATCGACAagctgccgctgccggtggccATCAAGTCGCACCTCAAGTCCTTCTCCATGGCCAACGGCATGAACGCCGTCATGATGCATGGACGCTCGTACTCGCTGGCCCAGCCGGGGGGGTCCAAGGGGAACAGTCTGAAGCGCTCCAAGTCCAGCCGCCCCCCGCAGAGTCCCCCGCAGAACTGCACTCGCAACAACTGCAAGATCTCCTAA
- the pigq gene encoding phosphatidylinositol N-acetylglucosaminyltransferase subunit Q encodes MVLKVFFPQCCNLADSGLLVGRWLPGQGSAVVLAVIHYPFIPGQVKQYIQQMQVQTGLSLSVLGSWSLPKEGQQDMEAFLKDLSTIFPREPWLQISRQTGKTGFSCRVLDPNQSGGDRTEDQDEARTIFVHYDQRKVMLSQLHPVQDQAAEPEDNPPSELREVFRTVARSGPLFVLDRYDEGPLKSTHWQSEGREASIIMELLKAATVPLCALLRSLLAVWTWIFSLRLFRLPPLSFLSSKLSTCVQISCRTEHMTSLSAAQPAARQTDLIRKGNMLVSLLLDIALGLSLVHWLYRDDHIAMLADCVMPAADRVAKELEQLLQWLMGAPAGLKMNRALDLVLGRFFLYHIHLWISYITMMTPFMESLLWYGGLSACLGLTFALSLLSDLVTLFTLHIYCFYVYGARLYCLKVYSLSSLWRLFRGKKWNVLRQRVDSCSYDLDQLFIGTLLFTVLLFLLPTTALYYLVFTLLRLLVVLFQALLHVTIEFVNSFPLFALGLRLCRPYRLAEGVKFRVLSDEAGTALHLLMEINPLPLAKVVQTYRTPSYSCYPRHSWTALLHKLVVGQLVYPWTNKSTKTE; translated from the exons ATGGTGCTGAAGGTGTTCTTCCCGCAATGCTGTAACCTGGCGGACAGCGGGCTGCTGGTGGGTCGCTGGCTCCCGGGTCAGGGGTCGGCGGTGGTCCTGGCGGTCATCCACTACCCCTTCATACCTGGCCAGGTGAAGCAGTACATCCAGCAG ATGCAGGTCCAAACCGGTCTGAGCCTATCGGTTCTGGGCTCCTGGAGTTTACCTAAAGAGGGTCAGCAGGACATGGAGGCTTTCCTCAAGGACCTGAGCACCATCTTTCCTCGGGAGCCTTGGCTCCAGATCAGCCGTCAGACCGGAAAGACTGGGTTCAGCTGCAGGGTTCTGGACCCGAACCAGA GTGGAGGGGATCGGACTGAGGATCAGGATGAAGCGAGAACCATCTTCGTGCATTATGACCAGCGAAAGGTCATGCTGTCGCAGCTTCATCCCGTCCAGGACCAAGCCGCTGAACCGGAGGACAACCCCCCCTCCGAGCTCAGAGAG GTGTTCCGCACGGTTGCCAGAAGTGGACCTCTCTTTGTGCTGGACCGCTACGACGAGGGTCCTCTGAAGTCCACCCACTGGCAGTCGGAGGGTCGGGAGGCCAGCATAATCATGGAGCTGCTGAAGGCTGCGACAGTTCCGCTCTGTGCTCTCCTGCGCTCGCTGCTTGCCGTCTGGACCTGGATCTTCTCACTCCG TCTCTTCCGTCTCCCTCCACTCAGCTTCCTGTCCTCCAAACTGTCGACGTGTGTCCAGATCAGCTGCAGAACCGAACACATGACCTCACTGAGCGCGGCCCAACCCGCTGCCCGCCAAACGGACCTGATCAG GAAGGGGAACATGCTGGTGTCGCTGCTGCTGGACATTGCCCTGGGACTGTCGTTGGTCCACTGGCTCTACAGGGACGACCATATTGCCATGCTAGCAGACTGCGTGATGCCTGCTGCCGAT CGTGTTGCTAaagagctggagcagctgctgcagtggcTGATGGGAGCTCCTGCTGGGCTCAAGATGAACCGGGCCCTGGACCTGGTTCTGGGACGATTCTTTCTTTACCACATCCACCTCTGGATCA GTTACATCACCATGATGACCCCCTTCATGGAGTCCCTGCTCTGGTATGGGGGTCTCTCCGCCTGCCTGGGTCTGACCTTTGCCCTCTCTCTGCTTTCCGACCTGGTGACGCTCTTCACCCTCCACATTTACTGCTTTTACGTCTATGGAGCCAG GTTGTACTGCCTGAAGGTCTACAGCCTCTCGTCCCTCTGGAGGCTCTTCAGAGGGAAGAAGTGGAACGTTCTGAGACAGAGAGTCGACTCGTGCTCGTACGACCTGGACCAGTTGTTCATCGGCACTCTGCTCTTCACcgtgctcctcttcctcctccccaccACGGCCCTCTACTACCTGGTCTTCACACTG ctgcgTCTGCTGGTGGTCCTGTTCCAGGCTCTTCTCCACGTCACCATCGAATTTGTCAACTCCTTCCCTCTGTTCGCCCTCGGCCTCCGGCTGTGTCGCCCGTACAGACTGGCAG agggagtcaagTTCCGGGTCCTGAGTGACGAGGCGGGCACAGCGCTCCACCTGCTGATGGAG ATCAACCCCCTGCCGCTCGCCAAGGTGGTCCAGACCTACCGGACGCCCTCCTACAGCTGCTACCCGAGACACTCGTGGACGGCGCTGCTCCACAAGCTGGTGGTGGGCCAGCTGGTCTACCCCTGGACCAACAAGTCCACCAAGACCGAGTGA